CAGAGCAATGTGCTCGCCGTGCAGATCTCGCAGGGTTCGGCGACGGTCTCGGTTGGTGGCACGACGACGCTCGCCGCGACGGTGAGCCTCGCGCCGGGCGCCCCGGCGAACACGTCGACGGCTGTGACGTGGACCTCGGGCGATCCGACGATCGCGACGGTCAACTCGACGACGGGTGTCGTGACCGGCGTGAAGGCGGGTACGACGACGATCACGGCGTCGTCGGTCGCGAACCCGAACCTCAAGGCGACGATTCCGGTGACGGTCACCGCGCAGTCGCTCGTCCAGAGCCTCACGGTCGGCTCGAGCACGCTGACGCTCCAGGTCGGTCAGACGTCGCAGATCGCGACGACGGTGACCCTGGCCCCGGGCGCTCCGGCGGGTACCTCGACCGGCGTGACCTGCACCTCGTCGACGACCAGCGTCGCGACGATCTCCGGCGGCACGACCTCGCCCTGCACGATCACGGCGGTGAGCGCGGGTCAGTCGGTCATCACGGTGAAGTCCGTCGCTGACACGAACATCCGTCAGACGATCGGCCTCACGGTCGGCGCGCTCGCGCCGGTCCGCCTCACGATCCAGAGCGTCGACGTCATCGGCCCGAACGGCCGTCAGCCGGCCGACCTCACGAACGTTGGCGGCAACCTGTTCCTCACGATGAACCTCGATCCGGGCGACAACCGGCCGGACAGCGTCGTCGTGGTGATCGGTGGTCAGCGCGTGAACTGCCAGACGTTCACGGCGCAGCTCGCGGCCGCGTATCGCGCGGCGCTCCAGAACGGCTCGGCGGACGTCGCGCCGATCACGTGCCAGCTCAACACGTCGCAGTTCAACTCGACGACTGGTGTGCCGCTCGTCACGAACGGCCAGCAGCCGCTGAGCGCGACGGTGTTCTTCCACACCGGCACGACGGGCACGGGCCCGGGCACGCAGCAGACGGCGACGATCCAGCAGATCCTGACGGTCAACAACGCGTCGGGCTTCTTCGTCAACGTCGCGAACACGCCGTCGGCCTCGCAGGCCGCGGTGAACGCGACCGGTCAGGCGACCGGTCCGCAGGGCGTGCTGTGGCGCGCCGGTGACATCACGGTCACGGTTCTCCCGGTGAACTTCACGCCGGTCGTGAACCCGGGCACGCAGTCGTTCACGATCTCGCTGCAGGACGCGAACGGGATCGTGGAGCAGCGCACCGCTTCGGCCACGTCGGGCGCCGCGTCGTACTCGGTCACCTTCCCGGGTGGCTCGGGCGACGTCTTCAACCCGAACGGTGACCCGCTCGGCCAGCGCTCGCTCGCCGGCTACACGTCGCCGAACGCCGGCATCGCGCCGGCCTTCAACCCGCAGGGTATCTACACGGGCGGCGGTACGCTGGTCGTCGTCGGCACGCAGGCGGGCACGGGCAACACGACCGTCCTGAACGCCGCCGGTCAGCCGGCCGGCTTCAACGGCGGCTTCGGCAACACCGTCGCCTCGCCGATCTTCATCGACAACCAGAACCCGCAGCCGGCGATCAACTTCGGCAACCCGACCGCGGGCCCGCCGTCGGCGAACTTCGCCAACACGGGTACCTCGTTCGTCGGCTTCATCAACGGTGGGTTCAACTTCCAGAACTCGCTGACGCCGCAGTTCCTCGTCACCGCGAACAACATCCTGAGCGGCACGACGACGGCGAACCCTGACTTCGGCGGCGTGGATCGCGTGTCGGTGCAGTTCTTCGCCGGCAGCTCGACCAGCGCGACGACGCTGACGGGCGGCACGGCGATCACGACCGGCTCGCAGCTCGCCCCGAACGCCTCGAACACGGCGTTCAACGTCGCCATCTCGCTCGTCGACGCGCTCGGCAACCGCCGGAACCAGCGCGTGGGCAGCGGTGTGGGCGGCGGTCCGCTCACGATCAACGCGACGGGTACCGCGGTCAGCGGCAACCAGTTCGTGTCGTTCGGCGTCGACGTGGCCGCTCCGACGGTCCAGCAGACGGCGGGCTTCACGCAGAACACCGTCACGACGAACGGCGCTCCGCTGACCTTCCAGTTCGCGGGTGCCGACGAGACGGGCTTCGGTCTCAACCCGATCCTCGTCACGGTCTCGCGCACGGCTCGCATCAGCTCGACGACGACGCCGGTCGGCAACCAGCCGGACGTCGCCAGCAACAGCTCGCTCACGACGAGCGCCCCGGGCACGTACTGCGCGATCAGCGCGGACGCGGCTGGTAACCTGACGTTCGCTGACACCCCGGGTGGCACGTGCGCCCCGATCGCGGTCGCGGGCAGCATCACGCTGCCGGGCAACGCGAACGGCCAGTACTCCATCACGGCCCAGGCGCGCGACCAGGCGGGCAACGTCTCGACGTCGGTCACCCGCATCGTGGTGGTGGACGCGAAGGCGCCGTTCGCCGGCGGCATCTCGCTGCCGCAGGTGATCACGGGCAACCAGCCGGCCAACTTCACGGTTGCCGCCAGCGACAACCTGGAGCTCGGCTCGGTCTCGGCCTCGATCGGCTACACGGGGACGCTGAACCTCCGTTACCCGCCGGTCGCGATCGGCACGGCGTTCGACAACGTCTTCACGGCCAACAACCAGGCCATCGCGCTGACGGTTCCGAACTTCGTCCGCTCGATCGCCTTCACCAGCGCGGCCGGTGCGCCGGGCTCGCCGATCATCGCCAGCGAAGTGTCGGCGATCGTCGCGGACCTCGCGAACAACACCGCCGTCGCCACGGTGCAGATCCCGCGTAACAACATCGCGGGCACGCCGCAGTCGTTCGCGACGGGCAGCGTGGTGTCGAACCTGATCACGTTCTCGCTGCAGGCCTTCACCGGCAACAACGCGCCGGGCAACGCCATCACGATCTCGGGTGGCGGGACGGCCAACACGGCGACGTCGGCGACGATCCAGACGGTCCAGACGGGTACGGCGGGGACGTTCATCTCGCCCTTCCAGCGGATCGAGCTGTACGTCAACACGGGTCTCGGCCCGAACGGCGCGCCGACGTACCAGTTCATCGGTTCGATCCCGGCGGGTCTCGTGCAGGACAACCCGGCAGCGTTCCCGGGCCAGCGCGTGATCACGTCGTCCTTCACGCTGACGTCGGCGACGACGCCGCTCATCTTCGCGCCGCAGGGTGGCCAGAACACCTACGACGTGATCGCGGTCGGTGTCTCGGCGAACGGCGACGCGCTGATCGCGGGTCCGATCCAGGTCAACGTGATCCCGTAATGAGCTAGTCATCGACTAGTCGCTCGAAGCGAAGGGCTCCGCCGAAAGGCGGGGCCCTTCGTGCTTTCCCCCCCACGGCAGGCGGGCCGGTGGCGCGCCCCGCGCGCGCCCCATTAGCTTCCCGCTCCGGTGTCGCGCCGCCGCGACAGCCCACGGTGCCGAAGCAGACGCACGCAGCCGCGCGCGATGGCCCGTGGCCGACGCCCGAGACGCAGCCTTGGTCGCCGCAGGTCCGTGTGCCCCCGACGCCGGGCGGCCCGAACCCGTCGAAGTGACTGGCGCACACCGAAACCCTCGCGTCGCGCACGCGATCGGCGCTTCGCTTGCAGGGTGTCCGGCCGCTCCCGGTCGACCTCGCCGAGGCGTGATCGATCGGCGCGTCCATCCACCACTCGCCCGCATCACCCATGCGCCTATTTCGTCCTCGCGCACTCGCACGCGTCGCCCTGCTCGGCGCGTTCGTCGTCGCTACCGCCTGCGACAACACGACGGAGCCGACCAATCCCAGCTCGATCGTCGCCGTCGGCAGCCAGACGGTCACCGGTCGCGCCGGCGATGCCGTGCAGGTCACCGTTCGCGTCCTCAACTCGAACGGCAATCCGCTCTCCGGGCAGGGCGTGACGTTCACGCCGACCACGGGGACCGCAAATCCCTCCACCGTCAGCACCGACGCGAACGGCCAGGCCACGACGACGTGGACGCTCGGTACCGCCGTCGGCACGCAGACGCTGAACGCCACCGTCGCCGGCGTCACCCCGATCACGTTCTCGGCGACGGTGAGCCCCG
This DNA window, taken from Gemmatirosa kalamazoonensis, encodes the following:
- a CDS encoding beta strand repeat-containing protein — protein: MRLVNWRALVVGAVGFGLAACGDDVTVTPPAPTITLNPTSLTCTTGQTVAVGVTVTGGSNTSIAFASGGSNLTVTPAGASGATVVCNTAGAGVINVTVTSNGQTFPATIPVTINAAQSNVLAVQISQGSATVSVGGTTTLAATVSLAPGAPANTSTAVTWTSGDPTIATVNSTTGVVTGVKAGTTTITASSVANPNLKATIPVTVTAQSLVQSLTVGSSTLTLQVGQTSQIATTVTLAPGAPAGTSTGVTCTSSTTSVATISGGTTSPCTITAVSAGQSVITVKSVADTNIRQTIGLTVGALAPVRLTIQSVDVIGPNGRQPADLTNVGGNLFLTMNLDPGDNRPDSVVVVIGGQRVNCQTFTAQLAAAYRAALQNGSADVAPITCQLNTSQFNSTTGVPLVTNGQQPLSATVFFHTGTTGTGPGTQQTATIQQILTVNNASGFFVNVANTPSASQAAVNATGQATGPQGVLWRAGDITVTVLPVNFTPVVNPGTQSFTISLQDANGIVEQRTASATSGAASYSVTFPGGSGDVFNPNGDPLGQRSLAGYTSPNAGIAPAFNPQGIYTGGGTLVVVGTQAGTGNTTVLNAAGQPAGFNGGFGNTVASPIFIDNQNPQPAINFGNPTAGPPSANFANTGTSFVGFINGGFNFQNSLTPQFLVTANNILSGTTTANPDFGGVDRVSVQFFAGSSTSATTLTGGTAITTGSQLAPNASNTAFNVAISLVDALGNRRNQRVGSGVGGGPLTINATGTAVSGNQFVSFGVDVAAPTVQQTAGFTQNTVTTNGAPLTFQFAGADETGFGLNPILVTVSRTARISSTTTPVGNQPDVASNSSLTTSAPGTYCAISADAAGNLTFADTPGGTCAPIAVAGSITLPGNANGQYSITAQARDQAGNVSTSVTRIVVVDAKAPFAGGISLPQVITGNQPANFTVAASDNLELGSVSASIGYTGTLNLRYPPVAIGTAFDNVFTANNQAIALTVPNFVRSIAFTSAAGAPGSPIIASEVSAIVADLANNTAVATVQIPRNNIAGTPQSFATGSVVSNLITFSLQAFTGNNAPGNAITISGGGTANTATSATIQTVQTGTAGTFISPFQRIELYVNTGLGPNGAPTYQFIGSIPAGLVQDNPAAFPGQRVITSSFTLTSATTPLIFAPQGGQNTYDVIAVGVSANGDALIAGPIQVNVIP